In Gemmata obscuriglobus, a single genomic region encodes these proteins:
- a CDS encoding BBP7 family outer membrane beta-barrel protein: MRNRLCAAVAVLCAVIGNAPAQQPSSSAMELPATGHDPFTDPFFRPAAAQEQAPASPTLADATAANDLRAIAAGDAGEPGLPTWMSAELLIGRTRGASVAPVVTTGPASAGALAGSVGQAGTVPLFGGKRLLNDWRTGLRIEVGMWLDPERRTGAGLRLYSLFTSNSQFRTIPNGAVVINVPQSVSAGGATVQVPAFVGFPGLTTGRVSASAQTTFAGGDLNWRCAIERGDRGRIELLAGYRQLHLADELNVNFSATSLAAAAPGAQLNGADDVRTRNNFYGPQLGLHAATGGRAVWLEGHAATALGVTVSELDFARSRFFGAGGALTLPVTQSSVSNRLTYLGVVAESGVRVNWRATEHVRVTAGYSFLYWNNVRRAQEMFVLGPVLRPHAIDFTTHLFSVGLDVRF; the protein is encoded by the coding sequence ATGCGGAACCGGCTCTGTGCGGCTGTAGCGGTGCTGTGCGCCGTGATCGGAAACGCCCCCGCGCAGCAGCCATCTTCTTCCGCGATGGAGCTACCGGCGACCGGCCACGACCCTTTCACCGATCCGTTTTTTCGGCCCGCGGCGGCGCAAGAGCAGGCGCCGGCCTCCCCGACGCTCGCAGACGCGACCGCAGCTAACGACCTCCGGGCGATCGCAGCGGGCGACGCCGGTGAACCCGGGCTCCCGACCTGGATGTCGGCGGAGTTGCTGATCGGCCGCACCCGCGGCGCGAGCGTCGCCCCGGTGGTCACGACCGGGCCGGCGAGCGCCGGGGCGCTCGCCGGTTCTGTGGGGCAAGCCGGGACCGTGCCGCTGTTCGGCGGGAAACGGCTCCTCAACGACTGGCGCACCGGTCTGCGGATCGAAGTCGGCATGTGGCTGGACCCGGAGCGGCGGACCGGTGCGGGACTGCGGCTGTACTCGCTGTTCACCAGCAACTCGCAGTTCCGCACGATCCCGAACGGGGCGGTGGTGATCAACGTCCCACAGTCCGTGTCCGCGGGCGGGGCGACGGTACAGGTGCCCGCGTTCGTCGGGTTCCCGGGCCTGACAACGGGGCGGGTCAGCGCCAGCGCCCAAACCACGTTTGCCGGCGGCGATCTCAACTGGCGCTGCGCGATCGAGCGCGGCGACCGGGGGCGCATCGAACTGCTGGCGGGCTACCGGCAGTTGCACCTCGCCGACGAGCTGAACGTGAATTTCAGTGCCACGTCCCTCGCCGCCGCCGCGCCCGGCGCGCAGCTCAACGGGGCGGACGACGTGCGCACCCGGAACAACTTCTACGGGCCACAACTCGGGCTGCACGCGGCGACCGGCGGGCGGGCGGTCTGGCTCGAAGGCCACGCCGCGACGGCGCTCGGGGTGACCGTGAGCGAACTCGACTTCGCGCGGTCGCGGTTCTTCGGAGCGGGCGGCGCGCTGACGCTGCCGGTCACGCAGTCGAGCGTCAGCAACCGTCTGACCTATCTGGGCGTGGTGGCCGAGAGCGGGGTGCGGGTCAACTGGCGCGCGACCGAGCACGTCCGCGTAACGGCCGGGTACAGCTTCCTCTACTGGAACAACGTGCGGCGGGCGCAAGAGATGTTCGTACTCGGTCCGGTGCTGCGCCCGCACGCGATCGACTTCACCACCCACCTGTTCAGCGTCGGCCTGGACGTGCGGTTCTGA